A single genomic interval of Arachis duranensis cultivar V14167 chromosome 7, aradu.V14167.gnm2.J7QH, whole genome shotgun sequence harbors:
- the LOC107457759 gene encoding uncharacterized protein LOC107457759: protein MQTEARVGVAVEGGVRKLVQPPQQKPQQLGTVSQLLAGGVAGALAKTCTAPLARLTILFQVQGMHSNVATLRKLSIWSEATRIIHEEGFRAFWKGNLVTIAHRLPYSSVNFYAYEHYKKLLKTIPVLQSHTDNVSADLCIQFVGGGLAGITASASTYPLDLVRTRLAAQTNTTYYSGIFNALQTISKEEGIFGLYKGLGTTLLTVGPSIAISFTVYESMRSYWQSNRPNDSAAVVSLACGSLSGIASSTATFPLDLVRRRKQLEGAGGRARVYTMGLFGMFRHIIRTEGLRGLYRGILPEYYKVVPGVGICFMTYDTLKKLLADISA, encoded by the exons ATGCAAACGGAGGCTAGGGTTGGCGTGGCGGTGGAGGGAGGTGTGAGGAAGCTGGTTCAGCCGCCGCAGCAGAAGCCACAGCAGCTTGGGACGGTGTCGCAGCTTCTTGCAGGAGGAGTCGCCGGCGCCCTCGCCAAGACCTGTACGGCGCCGCTTGCGAGACTCACCATCCTCTTTCAG GTTCAAGGCATGCATTCTAATGTTGCAACTTTGAGAAAACTCAGCATATGGAGTGAGGCTACAAGAATTATTCATGAAGAGGGATTTCGAGCTTTCTGGAAAGGAAATCTGGTTACAATTGCTCACCGCCTACCCTATTCGTCTGTTAACTTTTATGCATATGAGCACTACAAGAAG TTATTGAAGACAATTCCTGTATTGCAAAGTCATACAGATAATGTCAGCGCAGATCTTTGCATACAGTTTGTAGGTGGTGGTCTGGCAGGAATAACTGCTTCTGCATCTACTTATCCATTGGATCTTGTAAGAACACGGCTTGCTGCTCAG ACAAACACCACATACTATAGTGGTATATTTAATGCTTTACAAACTATTAGCAAGGAAGAGGGAATATTTGGCCTTTACAAGGGACTTGGAACTACACTCTTG ACTGTAGGACCAAGTATAGCAATAAGCTTCACTGTATATGAAAGCATGAGATCTTATTGGCAATCAAATAG ACCCAATGATTCAGCTGCTGTTGTCAGTCTGGCTTGTGGCAGTCTTTCAGGCATTGCATCGTCAACAG CAACATTTCCCTTGGATCTTGTGAGGCGGCGGAAGCAACTGGAAGGGGCTGGTGGGCGAGCCCGTGTGTATACAATGGGCCTCTTTGGTATGTTCAGACACATTATTCGGACTGAAGGTCTGCGAGGTCTATACAGAGGAATTTTGCCTGAATACTACAAGGTGGTGCCTGGTGTAGGCATTTGCTTTATGACCTACGATACACTGAAGAAGCTTTTAGCCGACATTTCTGCATAA
- the LOC107457757 gene encoding protein DA1-related 2, with translation MAPPSDINHFSHPCIYGDYSSSRSERRPSFMKWLSRLFKGGSNRGRGGRRLQEPDEENIAWRAPPRPFDDGSRAHNRENDDLGHAMSRSSAEDLKRPNAHEGYNWGTDNDDYGKALQAAYPPYNAAPYYPRDYRKICGGCNQEILYGNCLGCLDTYFHPDCFRCHACQYPITEREFSLSGKHPYHKSCFKELTHPKCEVCFQFIPINAAGLIEYRCHPFWSQKYCPSHEYDYTSRCCSCERLEPRNVKYYRLEDGRSLCMECMESAIIDTGDCQPLYHSIRDYYEGMNMKIGQQIPMLLVAREALNEAIVGEKNAVHHMPETRGICLSEEQTITSIHRKPRHGGHRRMTRTQNQMLVRRCEVTAILVLYGLPRLLTGAILAHELMHAWLRLKGYRNLNPEVEEGICQVLSYMWLESEVMPSTSAAAASSSYPSSSSSSSKKGAKSHVENKLGEFFLNQIANDSSPAYGGGFRAANEAVNKYGLRAILDHIRYTGLLPE, from the exons ATGGCTCCTCCTTCAGATatcaatcacttttctcatccATGTATATATG GGGATTATAGTTCTTCACGCTCAGAGAGAAGGCCTAGTTTCATGAAATGGTTAAGTAGGCTTTTCAAAGGAGGGTCCAATAGAGGAAGAGGTGGCCGTCGCCTGCAAGAACCGGACGAGGAAAACATCGCTTGGCGCGCACCCCCTAGACCATTT GATGATGGTTCTAGAGCTCATAACAGGGAGAATGATGATCTCGGCCATGCGATGTCACGATCTTCAGCAGAAGATTTAAAGCGACCAAATG caCATGAAGGATATAATTGGGGGACAGACAATGATGATTATGGAAAAGCACTTCAAGCTGCATACCCTCCATATAATGCTGCTCCATATTACCCCAGAGATTATAG AAAAATATGTGGAGGGTGTAACCAGGAGATACTCTATGGAAATTGTTTGGGATGCTTGGATACTTATTTTCATCCAGATTGCTTTCGTTGTCACGCTTGTCAGTATCCCATTACCGAGCGCGAG TTTTCTTTGTCAGGGAAGCATCCATATCACAAGTCCTGTTTTAAAGAGTTGACTCACCCAAAATGTGAAGTTTGCTTCCAATTT ATTCCTATAAATGCTGCTGGATTGATTGAGTATAGGTGCCACCCCTTTTGGTCCCAAAAATACTGTCCATCTCATGAATATGATTATACATCTCGCTGCTGCAGTTGCGAAAGATTGGAG CCTCGGAATGTAAAATACTATAGACTTGAAGATGGAAGAAGTTTGTGCATGGAGTGCATGGAATCTGCTATAATAGACACTGGTGATTGCCAGCCTCTTTATCATTCTATCAGAGATTACTATGAAGGGATGAATATGAAAATAGGTCAACAAATTCCCATGCTTCTTGTGGCCAGAGAAGCACTCAATGAAGCTATTGTTGGGGAGAAAAAT GCTGTTCATCACATGCCAGAAACAAGGGGCATATGCCTTTCAGAAGAGCAGACTATCACCAGT ATACATAGAAAGCCAAGACATGGAGGCCATCGACGAATGACGAGAACGCAAAATCAAATGCTGGTTAGAAGATGTGAAGTTACAGCAATTCTTGTCCTATATGGTCTTCCAAG GCTACTCACAGGTGCCATCCTTGCACATGAGTTAATGCATGCATGGTTAAGACTTAAAG GTTACCGCAACCTTAATCCTGAAGTAGAGGAAGGTATATGTCAGGTTCTCTCATACATGTGGCTTGAGTCAGAAGTAATGCCATCAACATCTGCAGCAGCAGCATCATCATCTTATCCTTCTTCATCCTCCTCTTCCTCAAAGAAAGGAGCAAAGTCTCATGTTGAAAACAAGTTGGGAGAGTTTTTCTTGAATCAGATTGCAAATGATTCTTCCCCTGCTTATGGTGGTGGCTTTAGAGCTGCAAATGAAGCTGTTAATAAATATGGTTTACGTGCCATTCTTGACCATATTCGTTACACTGGTCTTCTACCAGAGTAG